Part of the Aureibacillus halotolerans genome, GAATGTTCTTGATCAAGTAAAATAGGAAAACGCAAATCGTATCGATCAACGAAGGTTTGCGCTGTTTCTTTATCCTCACCTAAGTTCACTGCCACAACAGTGACTCCATCCATCAATTTATCCGCTTCATTTAACAAGGGAAGTTCATTCACACATGGCACACACCATGAAGCCCAAAAATTCAACAGTACACCCTGGCCCTTAAAATCTTCGAGAGTAGTAACTTCACCGTCTAGGTTTTTCAAAGTAAATAATGGTGCTTGCTCTCCAGCTTTCGCGAGAAGGGTGTCTTCAGAA contains:
- a CDS encoding TlpA family protein disulfide reductase — encoded protein: MNKNRLISWILVIGLIVAATSVAVEMFSEDTLLAKAGEQAPLFTLKNLDGEVTTLEDFKGQGVLLNFWASWCVPCVNELPLLNEADKLMDGVTVVAVNLGEDKETAQTFVDRYDLRFPILLDQEHSLRTTYQITSQPVSLLIDPSGTIVERRIGAIDPFEEIMRMMKSVQPDSL